The following are encoded in a window of Amaranthus tricolor cultivar Red isolate AtriRed21 chromosome 2, ASM2621246v1, whole genome shotgun sequence genomic DNA:
- the LOC130805122 gene encoding transmembrane 9 superfamily member 2-like, giving the protein MNIFETMEKSKATLMVAVAVVLFIFSNVAHVRSDASDHRYKAGEQVPLYANKVGPFHNPSETYRYFDLPFCAPDHVKEKREALGEVLNGDRLVSAPYKLDFLVDKESEVICKKKMEKDEVAKFRDAVAKDYYFQMYYDDLPIWGFLGKVDKEGKLDPSEYKYYLYKHIHFDIFYNKDRVIEINVRTDPNSLVDITEDKEVDVEFMYTVKWKETNTPFDKRMDKYSQSSSLPHHLEIHWFSIINSCVTVLLLTGFLATILMRVLKNDFVKYAHDEETVEDQEETGWKYIHGDVFRFPKYKSVLAAALGSGTQLFTLTVFIFLLALVGVFYPYNRGALFTALVVIYALTSGIAGYTATAFYCQLEGTNWVRNLLLTGCLFCGPLFLTFCFLNTVAIVYHATAALPFGTIMVILLIWTLVTSPLLVLGGIAGKNSKAEFQAPCRTTKYPREIPPLPWYRGTLPQMAMAGFLPFSAIYIELYYIFASVWGHRIYTIYSILFIVFIILIIVTAFITVALTYFQLAAEDHEWWWRSFLCGGSTGLFIYGYCLYYYYARSDMSGFMQTSFFFGYMACICYGFFLMLGTVGFRAALFFVRHIYRSIKCE; this is encoded by the exons TGAAACATACCGTTATTTCGATTTGCCATTCTGTGCCCCAG ATCATGTCAAGGAGAAAAGAGAGGCCCTAGGTGAAGTATTAAATGGAGATCGTCTGGTCAGTGCTCCTTACAAGCTTGATTTCCTGGTGGATAAGGAATCAGAAGTTATCTGCAAGAAAAAGATGGAAAAGGACGAAGTGGCTAAGTTTCGGGATGCTGTAGCCAAAGATTATTACTTTCAGATGTACTATGATGACTTGCCAATCTGGGGTTTTTTGGGCAAAGTTGACAAGGAAGGAAAACTAGATCCTAGCGAGTACAAGTATTATCTATATAAACATATCCATTTTGACATCTTTTATAACAAAGACCGTGTTATTGAAATCAATGTTCGAACTGATCCCAACTCTTTAGTGGATATTACGGAGGACAAGGAGGTAGATGTAGAGTTTATGTATACTGTGAAGTGGAAAGAGACAAACACTCCTTTTGATAAGAGAATGGATAAATACTCGCAGTCTTCTTCTCTACCTCATCATCTGGAGATCCATTGGTTCTCTATCATAAATTCATGTGTCACAGTTCTCTTATTAACTGGATTTCTTGCCACAATTCTCATGCGAGTGCTCAAGAATGATTTTGTTAA GTATGCACATGATGAGGAAACTGTAGAAGACCAGGAAGAAACTGGATGGAAATATATTCATGGAGATGTATTCAGGTTTCCCAAGTACAAGTCTGTTCTTGCAGCTGCTCTTGGATCTGGTACTCAGCTGTTTACTCT TACGGTTTTCATATTCCTACTTGCCCTTGTTGGAGTGTTTTATCCTTACAACCGGGGAGCCTTGTTCACAGCCCTGGTTGTTATCTATGCTCTTACATCTGGAATTGCTGGCTATACTGCAACTGCCTTTTATTGCCAACTGGAAGGAACAAACTGG GTTAGGAATCTGTTGCTGACTGGTTGCCTGTTCTGTGGTCCACTGTTTCTTACATTTTGCTTTCTAAACACTGTCGCAATAGTATACCATGCTACCGCTGCCCTTCCATTTGGCACGATAATGGTGATACTTCTTATTTGGACACTTGTAACTTCACCGTTGCTTGTATTGGGTGGAATTGCTGGAAAGAATAGCAAGGCTGAGTTTCAAGCTCCATGTCGCACAACTAAGTACCCCAGAGAAATTCCCCCATTACCGTGGTACCGTGGAACTCTTCCACAGATGGCAATGGCTGGATTTTTGCCATTCAGTGCGATTTACATAGAGCTCTACTACATCTTTGCCAGTGTTTGGGGCCACAGGATCTACACAATTTATAGCATTTTGTTCATTGTCTTTATCATTTTGATTATAGTCACTGCTTTCATCACTGTGGCATTGACCTATTTCCAACTTGCCGCAGAAGATCACGAGTGGTGGTGGAG GTCCTTCCTGTGTGGTGGTTCCACAGGGTTATTTATTTATGGCTATTGCTTATACTACTATTATGCACGCTCAGATATGTCAGGTTTCATGCAAACATCATTTTTCTTCGGCTATATGGCTTGCATTTGCTATGGGTTCTTTCTCATGCTTGGAACCGTCGGTTTTCGCGCTGCACTCTTCTTTGTTCGCCATATATATCGATCAATCAAATGCGAGTAG